The following nucleotide sequence is from Zea mays cultivar B73 chromosome 1, Zm-B73-REFERENCE-NAM-5.0, whole genome shotgun sequence.
CGTACTACTAACATTGACCAGGCCCACTGCTGTTCAATGTTTAGGTAAATTCAATTGAATTAATCTCACTGCTGTTGAAGTTAAAAATGCTTTGATATTTACAGTACACATCGCAGCAGAAACAgtcagtaatctatctcatctacCCTCGACGACGGTGCAAGTCCAGCTGCTGGCGCTGTTAGACCGGCAGGCCTTCGCCTCCGggtcctcgtcgtcgtcgtcgtggttCCTCCCCGTGCTGAACGCCGGCTCGCATGGCTCCGGCAGAGTGGGGTTCTCGCAGGTGAGCATCGTGGTGACCGCCGACATGGTGGGCCGGCGCTTCGGCTGCTCCTGCACGCACAGCAGCCCGATCTGGATGCACTTGAGCACCTCCGCCGCGTTGGACGTGTCCGCGATGGACTGGTCCATGAACTCCAGGCTCTCGCCGTCCTTCCACAGCCTCCACGCCTGCAAAGCGGAAAGCGGCCGGAAACCAAGCCCTGCCATGCATGAGTGACTCGCTGCAGCAATGGTTGAGCTGCCATATGCAGGAGTACAAGTCAGATCGCACACTCACATATCTTAGGAGGTTGAGGTCAAGCTCGGTGTGGTAGAACCCTCTGTTCTTCTTCCCGCTGACGATCTCGAGCACCAGAACGCCGAAGCTGAACACGTCGGACTTGGTGGAGAAGACTCCGTCCATGGCGTACTCAGGAGACATATACCCACTGCATGCAGGTGAAAGCAAGAATAAGTCAATGCTATAGTTGATCTGAAACCTAATAAATAAATATGGATGGACGAGGCCGCTGCCGCTCACTCACTATGTTCCGACTACTTTCTTGGTGTACGCGGCCGTCTGGTCGGTCCCGAATATCCTGGCGACACCGAAGTCGGAGATCTTGGGGTTCATGTCCTTGTCGAGCAGAATGTTGCTGGCCTTGAGGTCCCTGTGGATGATCCTCAGCGCCGAATCCTGGTGCAGGTACAGTATGCCCCTCGCGATGCCGTTGATGATGCTGAACCGTTTCTCCCAGCTCAGCATCGGCTGCTTCTCCTCATCTGCGGGCGGCGGACAACAAGCGTTAATTAATCCTCACTACCTCACGCGTGCCAGGATTCGATCCATTCCCGGTGGCAGCGGCAGCCAACAGGTAGCTAGCGGGCGGGCGACTTACTGAAGAGGAAGGTGTTGAGGCTCCGGTTGTGCATGTACTCGTAGACCAGCATCCTCTCCGACCCGTCGATGCAGCAGCCGAGGAGCCTGACGAGGTTCCTGTGCTGCAGCTTGGCTATCAGCTTCACCTCGTTCTTGAACTCCCGGAGCCCCTGCGTGGACCGCCGCGACAGCCTCTTCACGGCGATGTCCTGCCCGCTGTCCAGCTTCCCCTGCAGAAGAGCACCATCATCATCAGCAGTTTTCGGTTTACCATACATTACATGCATGCCATGCAAGACTGGAGTTTTCGGTTTACCATGTAGACGGGCCCGAACCCGCCCTGGCCGATCTTGCTGTGAGCCGAGAAGTTGCCCGTGGCGGCCTGGATCGTCTCGACGTCGAACGACGGCAGGTCGCAGTCCTGGCTGCCGCCCTGCTGGCCGTCGTGAAGGGACTCGTCCTGCGCGTCGGTGGACGCGGCGATCTGGTTCCTTCGTCCGAACGGCGCGCTCTGCCTCTGCGCGTCTCTCAGCAGCGCCAGGGGGATGGCCTCCTTCTCCTTCGTCCTGCGCCTTCTCGTCCTCACGGCGCAGATGCAGAGTCCGGCCAGCAGCAGCAGCGCCGGTGCGGCAACCGATGGGACGATGATCTCGACGAGCCTCTTGGTTCGCCCGTCCGTGTCTGCTGGCGAAGAGCTGCTGAGAGCTGGAAGATGCAGAGAGTTTCACAGTTCGGTTAGCATGCACCAATAAACAGTAAGGTAGGTTGGAATGTGATCCTTGATGAATTGATCAAACTATGCATGCAGCTAATTATACGGCACGTTCAGTTTCTGTTTCTGAACATCTGGCAGATCGGTAGCTCGATTTCATTTATCCTTTTGCAGGATAATGCAGCTTCTGGGTCTGCTAAAGAGTCAAAGGTCTGGTATTTATTGTGTTAACCTAAATTAACAAAAAGTGAACATTGGTGCTGGCCTTCTTTTTTTTTCAAAAGTGGGCGTCATTGTCGTTGGACCTAACTGCAGTTGCCAACTTAACCATCGAAATTAACAAAAACGGTGGGGGCTTTGACTTTTGACCTTGGAGGGAGCTGCGGATTTTCAGCAGGTGAAAAAGGTGACTTTGAACAATCGCAGCTGCACTCGTTCTGCCCTCCACACTGTTTGACTAGGCAGCATTGCTGATCAGCCTTGTTCAACTTTTCTATCCTAAAGGAAAAACCCGTGACACGTATACGCGCATGGCAAGTATGAACTCTGACAAGAAAGTTATTGTGTGAAATAAGTGTATTTAGCTGCAAACATGGCGGGCTCCGTTCTCACCGTAAAACAAAGTACAGTAAACGAGAAGGAAAATATCTATTCACAAGAAAAATCGGCCGCATGCAAAGTGCAGCTGCAAGAGGCCAGTCATCGTTCATTCACGGTGCGTGCGTTCTATATTTGAAATGCGATTCAATGAGCATTGATCCGAAAATACATGACAACAAACTCCTCCTTATGTTAGTTgacagaaaaaggagaagaaaatgCTGACAAAATGGCACCGAACTTGTcctcaatttgaatttaaatgaACATGAGAAATAAAGGAAAAGTGAAATGAAGTACTGTAATGAAGAAGGCGCGCAAGAAGTGAGCTACTCACGTAGGTCGGACGCCGCGAGCCGGACGAAGAGATTCTGCCCGCCTTTGCCGAACTGCCTCATGTCGAGGAGGTCGCCGGTCCACAGGAAGCAGCCGGTGGCCCCCTGCGCGCTGACATTGGCGCCGGCGTAGGCCCGGCACGCGCAGTTCCTGAggcaggcctctcggcactggtcgAGGGTGAGGGACATGTCGACGGTGGCGTTGGCCGACTCCGGCAGCTTCATGTTGGTGAGCGCGGCGAAGCCGTCGCCGGCGCAGGCGAGGTCCGTGCGGCGCCTGCACCCGCCGGAGCCGTCCCTGAGCGCCCACTCCTTGGGGAAGCGCGGGTCGAAGCCCGGCGCGCAGCCGCAGATGGGGCTGCGCTCGACGCTGCACACGCCGTAGGGCCCGCAGGCGCGGTAGCCGTCGCACTCGTCGAGCGGGTAGGACCAGAAGAGGCTCCAGGAGCGGGTCATGTCGATCCACATGAGGCGCTGGATCTGCCCCGACGAGTCGAGGACGAAGCGCGTGAGCACGGCGGCGCTGTCTACCACGCCGTAGCTGTAGTAGGCCTCGTCCGCGGCGGACACGAAGCGGAAGGTGAGGAGGCTGTTGGACTTGAGGTTGGGCACGCCCGTGAACTGGTAGCCGTTCCAGGGCCCGCTGCCGTAGACGCGCGCGGACCCGCGGTAGAGGaagagctccggcgagccgcgCGGGTCCAGGCGGAACGAGTACTCCCCCGGGGACGGGTCCCCCGCGGCGCGCCACGAGACCATGCGCCGGTCCAGCCCCGTGCGGAAGTCGATGCCCAGCTTCATGCCCGGCAGGAGCGTGTCCGTGGGGTGGTCGAAGCTCTGCCACACCACGCCGGCGCCCGGGACCCGCAGCACGAGGTTGCCGTTGTCCAGGAGCTGCGCGGTGGCGTTGCTGCCGCTGGCCGTGGCCGGCGGCGGCGTCGCCCAGACCACGGGCTGCTGGTCGTAGTTGGCGGTGTCGGTCTCGTTCACGACGACGATGGCCAGGCTCCCGTTGGCGAGGACCCTGAGCGCGGCGGCGCCCACGCCGCCCAGGACGGGGCTCTCGCGGTTGGCCACCCACACGACGGTCCGCGCGGGGATGCCGTTGAACCATATCCCGAGGTACGCCCGTCCTGATTCCGGGTCCGGCGCGAAGAAGCCCAGCACGTACTTGGCGCTGCCGGCGGACACCAGCGTCCGGTTCCCCATGAGCGGCGCGGCCAGCGTGACCGTGTCCGTGTCGGTGCCGCTGGCGGCGTGGTGGCGGTGGAAGAGGGggaggaggaagaggaagaggacggcggCGAGGAGCGGACACCGTCGTCGCCGCATGGTGCCGAACCGCCGCTGGTTACGTACGTGTTGGTCGTGGCGGAGTTGATTAATCGCGGGCAGCCTGTGCTGCGTTTCCTTTGGATGTTGTGGGGGGATTTTGGGGGTTGGGGCTGACACGGCACGCCGACGTCTGGACGCGGGTTCGCGGTCGCGGCGCGGCAGCAGGGCCCTTTCTTCCGCTCCTGCTGGTGCGGCCCAGAGGTCTGGAGGCTGGAGCCTGGCAGGCAGATCCGcatatggatggatggatggagttGGTGACGACTGACTGAGCAAGTGAGGACTCGAGACGGGCCGCGGCGCGTCGTGTTCGGTGGTGTCTCGagcactgcactgcactgcaccgCGTGGTGTGGTTGGCCTGGCGGCGTAGGCAAGGTCGATTCTGACGATCTGGAAACTGCATACGCGCGGCTGATGCGCTCGCCTGCGTCAACATGGAAAGGTGCTCGTGGCAGCCGGCAAAGGCAGGTGTGCTTCCGAGCTCCGATTGTCTTTGCAAAGGACAAAAGCGCAGCCTCCTGGTCCTGGGTCCCTCTCCCTGTTCGTGGATCGATGTTGCTGCAGCTGCAGGTGTGCTGAGTTGACCACACGATCGGCCGTCCCTCTGCCTCTGCCCTCCCTGGTGCTGCGCGTGGTTTCCACACCCCCACGCGCGCTCGCCGATGCTAACGTCGGGGAACGCCTTTTCGGCTCTTCTTCTCCAGACGAATATGGTCCCATGCCGCCACGCGGTCGTGTTGCGTCAGCCTGTCCTCGGTCATGAACCTTACCCGGTAATCTTACAGTAAACTATAGTCACATCATTTcaaattataattcatttaacttttttgTTCTAAGTTTGACTAACTCGTTTTATTTAACAAATTTtataattattattaatttttattGTAATATcgtctactatataatatactttaattatagttttgaattTTTATTTTTTCGCAAAAAATTTAAATAAAACGATCCGGTCAAATTTGGCATAAAATCAAATGAATTATAAACAGAGACAGAGCGAGTAGATTAGAAAAGAGATGCAGCCATGGAAAAAAGTAGGGGCGGGCATGAAGAACGTCTATCACTTTACTCTATCGTTTTGTGTCAGCCTTTGCTTCCATGTGGCAGCACCATGCTTCTGCATGTGCAAAAACGTGAGAAGGTAGTTGTGTGTGGAATGGAAGGCAATCGAAAAGAAATGATATACTCCCTCTGTTTCGTAATATAATAATGCGTAATCACTTTTTATTATTGCCATATAATATAAGGTGTGCTCTCTATATACTCGTACATCGATGCAGTGTTATAGACAGAATTAAATacatttcttggtctttgaaTCAGAGTTTGTTACGCCTTATATACTGTGACAGAGggagttgtcggtgttttgggtccgaccgcacacccagggttgcccctcaaggtgttttaggagtaggacggtgtcgccgactgtagctaaatggttcgtgccagatgtacgagagacaatggacagtgtttacaggttcgggccgctttgagatgcgtaacaccctacgtccgggcgagtatgctttatgtaatgggttacaaggtagctctcgtagagagttgaggtggatggctgagtagtgggatcgatcgttctgaaggggtgccccctaggccttatatattcgaccgtgaggcaatacatgtggatatgataacaatgtgcacctaaaagatagtgaaccgttttttgtctatcttcctatgattctgccgacttatcctcgcctggttacatcgtacggggctccagcgcgggaaagtcggatcttctgttgcggtcaTTTGCTCGATGCTGTGGGgccatccgggcttgcaccaacccggccttatgtcgatctgcttcactggtcgttcctccccaagcccatgaaggagtgaccttacgatttattgggcccttgggcctttcgtgaggtcttttatccttctagtggacccgggggatatctgtcccccacaagcccccgatcttcgggctgattttgaga
It contains:
- the LOC103643350 gene encoding receptor-like serine/threonine-protein kinase SD1-8, with translation MRRRRCPLLAAVLFLFLLPLFHRHHAASGTDTDTVTLAAPLMGNRTLVSAGSAKYVLGFFAPDPESGRAYLGIWFNGIPARTVVWVANRESPVLGGVGAAALRVLANGSLAIVVVNETDTANYDQQPVVWATPPPATASGSNATAQLLDNGNLVLRVPGAGVVWQSFDHPTDTLLPGMKLGIDFRTGLDRRMVSWRAAGDPSPGEYSFRLDPRGSPELFLYRGSARVYGSGPWNGYQFTGVPNLKSNSLLTFRFVSAADEAYYSYGVVDSAAVLTRFVLDSSGQIQRLMWIDMTRSWSLFWSYPLDECDGYRACGPYGVCSVERSPICGCAPGFDPRFPKEWALRDGSGGCRRRTDLACAGDGFAALTNMKLPESANATVDMSLTLDQCREACLRNCACRAYAGANVSAQGATGCFLWTGDLLDMRQFGKGGQNLFVRLAASDLPLSSSSPADTDGRTKRLVEIIVPSVAAPALLLLAGLCICAVRTRRRRTKEKEAIPLALLRDAQRQSAPFGRRNQIAASTDAQDESLHDGQQGGSQDCDLPSFDVETIQAATGNFSAHSKIGQGGFGPVYMGKLDSGQDIAVKRLSRRSTQGLREFKNEVKLIAKLQHRNLVRLLGCCIDGSERMLVYEYMHNRSLNTFLFNEEKQPMLSWEKRFSIINGIARGILYLHQDSALRIIHRDLKASNILLDKDMNPKISDFGVARIFGTDQTAAYTKKVVGTYGYMSPEYAMDGVFSTKSDVFSFGVLVLEIVSGKKNRGFYHTELDLNLLRYAWRLWKDGESLEFMDQSIADTSNAAEVLKCIQIGLLCVQEQPKRRPTMSAVTTMLTCENPTLPEPCEPAFSTGRNHDDDDEDPEAKACRSNSASSWTCTVVEGR